Proteins from one Triticum aestivum cultivar Chinese Spring chromosome 7A, IWGSC CS RefSeq v2.1, whole genome shotgun sequence genomic window:
- the LOC100359390 gene encoding transcription factor ILR3 — translation MSLPPTDGGDDWFLDCGILEDLPAAACGAFPWDASVSSSNPSAEVGSHVNKLDLPKDSGSNKRLRSEPCGRPTSKACREKVRRDKLNDRFLELGTTLDPGKPVKADKAAILSDATRMVTQLRAEAQQLKDTNGSLEDKIKELKAEKDELRDEKQKLKLEKETLEHQMKLLTATPAYMPHPTMMPSPFAQAPMAPFHAQGQALGQKLMMPFVGYPGYPMWQLMPPSEVDTSKDSEACPPVA, via the exons ATGTCTCTCCCTCCGACCGACGGCGGCGACGATTGGTTCCTCGACTGCGGCATCCTCGAGGACCTCCCGGCCGCTGCCTGCGGCGCTTTCCCGTGGGACGCATCCGTCTCCTCGTCCAATCCAAG TGCGGAAGTAGGCAGCCATGTGAACAAGTTAGATCTCCCCAAGGATTCCGGCAGCAATAAACG CTTAAGGTCAGAGCCCTGTGGTAGGCCGACATCTAAGGCTTGTAGGGAAAAAGTGAGAAGAGACAAGCTGAATGACAG GTTCCTTGAATTGGGTACTACATTGGATCCTGGTAAGCCAGTAAAAGCTGACAAAGCTGCTATCCTGAGTGATGCGACTCGCATGGTTACTCAGCTTCGTGCTGAAGCGCAGCAGCTAAAGGATACTAATGGAAGTCTAGAAGACAAGATTAAAGAGTTGAAG GCAGAGAAGGATGAACTTCGTGATGAGAAGCAGAAGCTGAAACTAGAGAAAGAGACATTAGAGCACCAGATGAAACTTTTGACGGCAACTCCAGCCTATATGCCTCATCCTACTATGATGCCCTCCCCGTTCGCTCAGGCTCCGATGGCTCCCTTCCATGCACAGGGACAAGCTCTAGGACAGAAACTGATGATGCCCTTTGTTGGTTACCCAGGATATCCGATGTGGCAGTTGATGCCGCCCTCTGAAGTCGACACCTCAAAGGACAGCGAAGCATGCCCGCCTGTTGCGTGA